A region from the Aphis gossypii isolate Hap1 chromosome 1, ASM2018417v2, whole genome shotgun sequence genome encodes:
- the LOC114119307 gene encoding T-cell immunomodulatory protein — translation MISTGIFLLVALSHTCVSIDITYPVFGYYVQGQPAAFGDFDSDELTDMFVLKDQGRSIEIMFGSNVEPFLKPGTQTKCKFNKHQITSVVPGDFNGDALMDLLVTVKNITTSGAFSNWFKPSEQNNDLDVHILWGGLSVLACPNEDKPLFTIVDQPLVINYDTNMIVDLFGVKKMANGTTQRMFWLFNSTGNFTEMPMENHESVPIRIPQSHGFVDIGGDVAPDLYLTATNGYEVWLSDSEAGAFIYNQTIPFPDNLKVSNVGQTAFMDLQLKGRMDHIVPVCFDSQCTNSTIYFYDSTRWYNLGINFHNGNSVWGFVPPMPNVPYLEAITVRPGDFNMDGYPDLLGTLCLGGNSKKTKVILMENVACTTGCDGFDRTFVVRWDLLQSMNGDNYNVMGAFYDFFQNGILDVLLVSGGNGEYNMSAFKNSLDYDANFLKVMVVTGLTNSKYEMLPSRLGKKSRTFGTNLPGPKVSYLTTTQDGYPRQGIATQLPQSAYYSLYLPYTIFGLGRTPNFVDELTVSVLNETRSWTQIIPNSQMVVIPNPINDPSRWNAKLFVTPSRLIFQSAAALAGTCLLILIIIGVLYFKERQEDRIEKRQEAHKFHFDAM, via the exons ATGATATCAACTGGT atatttttattagtggcTCTAAGTCATACATGCGTCTCTATTGACATCACATATCCAGTGTTTGGGTATTATGTTCAAGGTCAACCCGCTGCATTTGGAGATTTTGATTCTGATGAACTTACAgatatgtttgtattaaaagATCAAGGTCGTTCCATTGAAATTATGTTTGGTTCCAATGTTGAACCTTTTTTAAAACCTGGTACACAAACTAAATGCAAGTTTAATAAACACCAAATTACATCGGTGGTGCCTGGAGACTTCAATGGAGATGCTCTTATGGATCTATTAGTTACTGTAAAAAACATAACTACATCTGGAGCGTTTTCCAATTGGTTCAAACCAAGTGAACAGAATAACGATTTAGATGTACATATACTTTGGGGAGGTTTAAGTGTTTTGGCTTGCCCAAATGAAGATAAACCTCTTTTTACTATTGTTGATCAACCTTTGGTTATTAACTATGATACCAATATGATAGTTGATTTATTTGGCGTCAAAAAAATGGCAAATGGTACAACTCAAAGAATGTTTTGGTTATTCAATTCAACTGGAAACTTTACAGAAATGCCAATGGAAAATCATGAATCTGTACCGATAAGAATACCCCAATCCCATGGATTTGTAGACATAGGTGGAG atgtAGCacctgatttatatttaacagctACAAATGGATATGAAGTTTGGCTTTCTGATTCCGAAGCTGGTgcatttatttacaatcaaaCTATCCCATTTCCtgacaatttaaaagtttcaaatgtTGGTCAAACTGCGTTTATGGATTTACAACTTAAAGGTCGCATGGATCATATTGTGCCTGTTTGTTTTGATTCACAATGTACCAACagcactatttatttttatgattcaaCTCGCTGGTATAATTTGGgtataaattttcataatggTAACAGTGTTTGGGGATTTGTACCACCAATGCCTAATGTACCATACCTAGAAGCAATCACAGTACGGCCCGGAGATTTCAATATGGATGGCTATCCTGATTTATTAGGCACATTGTGTCTTGGAGGcaattcaaaaaaaacaaaagtaattttaatggaaaatgttGCATGTACAACAGGTTGTGATGGATTTGATAGAACATTTGTTGTTCGATGGGACTTACTTCAATCAATGAATGGTGACAATTACAACGTTATGGgagcattttatgatttttttcaaaatggtaTATTAGACGTTTTGTTGGTTAGTGGAGGTAATGGAGAATACAATATGTCAGCTTTTAAAAACAGTTTGGACTATGATGCaaattttttgaaa gtaatggTGGTTACTGGTTTGACAAATAGCAAGTATGAAATGTTACCTAGTCGATTAGGAAAAAAATCTCGTACATTTGGTACTAACTTGCCTGGACCAAAAGTTAGTTATTTGACTACCACTCAAGACGGATATCCACGTCAAGGTATAGCTACACAGTTACCCCAGTCTGCATATTATTCTCTTTATTTGCCTTACACAATATTTGGACTTGGCCGTACTCCGAACTTTGTAGATGAACTTACTGTGTCTGTTTTAAATGAAACCCGTTCTTGGACACAAATTATCCCAAATTCCCAAATGGTTGTAATTCCAAATCCAATAAATGATCCAAGTAGATGGAATGCTAAATTGTTTGTGACACCTAGccgtttaatatttcaaagtgCAGCTGCGCTTGCAGGAACatgtttacttattttaattataattggagTTCTGTACTTCAAAGAACGTCAAGAAGATCG